CTCTAAAGCTTCATTGCGCCGCCCAAGAGAAAATAAATAGCGCTGAGTTTTTAGCTCAACGCTATCGGTTCTCACTATAAGAAAGGGGAAATGGGGGGCGACGGTTGTGTGTTACATGCTGCGCGCATTTCTTTTCTGCCGACATAAGGCGCAACTTTATCAATCAGATCTTTCATGCGAACGGGTTTTAGAAGTATTTCATTAATCCCTAATGATTCAACCCGCTCTTTTTGTTTATCTAACAATTCGTTTAAATAACCTGTAATAATAAAAACGGGAACATTTTGCGACAGTTGTCTGATTCTCTCTACGACATCCCACCCTGAAAGACTTGGCATCAATAGGTCAGATATGACTAGACCGATCGGTTCATTTTTGAATATTTTTAGTGCGTCAAGACCGTTATTGGCAATACGAACATCGTAATTTGAAGTCGAAAGCATCATGCTTAGCGTTTGCGCTACCAAATCATCGTCATCAATTAACAAGATAGTACGGCTGGATCTTCGGTGTTCGTTTGATTGTGTCGTGTTTTGATTTGCAGCGTCGTAAGAATTTGATCGCGTCGCTGTATCAAGTCGCTTCATTTAATGCCCACATTTACTGATCACTTGCAATGAAAATTAAGAAAGTTAGTTTATTTTAGTAAGAACCGGATAGAGTGCAGAGAATAGTGTAAA
This genomic window from bacterium contains:
- a CDS encoding response regulator, coding for MKRLDTATRSNSYDAANQNTTQSNEHRRSSRTILLIDDDDLVAQTLSMMLSTSNYDVRIANNGLDALKIFKNEPIGLVISDLLMPSLSGWDVVERIRQLSQNVPVFIITGYLNELLDKQKERVESLGINEILLKPVRMKDLIDKVAPYVGRKEMRAACNTQPSPPISPFL